One genomic window of endosymbiont of Galathealinum brachiosum includes the following:
- a CDS encoding metal ABC transporter permease has protein sequence MHTIHRATEAPHTERTDLINLKRMLPFLWSYKGRVLVALVSLMLAKVATVSIPLVLKDIVDALNVSVSSISSIPQQLPIELPLILLLGYGALRLMNVLFNELRDAIFARVRYRAMRDISKKVVTHLYDLSLSFHLERKTGGISRDLDRGARSLSSILNYLTFNIIPTLAEFVLVAVILFSQYDAEFALITFGTVVIYLAYTMALTEWRMHFRHEMNAHDSEANSRAIDGLINYETVKYFNNEEYEVNRYNDTLEKWEESAVKSTSSMALLNFGQGSIIAVGVTLVMVFAAKGVVAGEMTIGDLVLVNAMMLQLFIPLGFLGIIYRSMKHSLADMDLMFKLLDNRPQIQDADDSKDLLVDQANITFNNINFSYNKERQILHDVSFDIPSGHKVAVVGPSGAGKSTLARLLFRFYDTNQGEIQIDGQNIQDVSQASLRKNIGIVPQDTVLFNESVFHNIQYARPDSTMGEVRSAAKIANIDEFIESLPDGYDTIVGERGLKLSGGEKQRIAIARVILKNPRILIFDEATSSLDSHSEQTILKSLKKVAEEHTTLVIAHRLSTIVDANNIIVLQQGRIEEQGTHQQLLDKNGLYASLWKMQQDEEAAL, from the coding sequence ATGCATACAATTCATCGTGCAACCGAGGCGCCTCATACTGAGCGTACTGACCTTATTAACCTTAAACGGATGTTACCCTTCTTATGGAGCTATAAGGGAAGAGTGCTTGTAGCGCTTGTTTCGTTGATGTTAGCCAAAGTAGCAACAGTCAGTATTCCGCTTGTATTAAAAGATATAGTTGATGCTTTGAATGTATCTGTGAGCAGCATTAGCTCTATCCCTCAACAACTCCCCATAGAACTGCCTCTTATTTTGTTACTTGGTTATGGTGCCTTACGTTTAATGAATGTGTTATTCAATGAACTGCGGGATGCTATTTTCGCCCGGGTGAGATATCGGGCAATGAGAGATATTTCAAAAAAAGTAGTAACACATTTATATGATCTGTCGCTTAGTTTTCATCTGGAGCGTAAAACAGGTGGTATTTCCCGTGACCTCGATCGGGGTGCTCGTAGCCTGTCTTCAATTTTAAATTACCTGACCTTTAATATTATTCCGACTCTTGCCGAGTTTGTACTGGTTGCCGTTATTTTATTTAGTCAATATGATGCTGAATTTGCGTTAATTACATTTGGTACGGTGGTTATATACCTTGCTTATACAATGGCGCTAACTGAGTGGCGTATGCATTTTCGTCATGAAATGAATGCTCATGATTCAGAAGCTAATTCACGGGCAATAGACGGTTTGATAAATTATGAAACGGTTAAGTATTTCAATAATGAAGAATACGAAGTAAATCGTTATAACGATACATTAGAAAAATGGGAAGAATCTGCTGTTAAAAGTACCAGTTCGATGGCGCTTTTAAATTTTGGTCAGGGTTCAATTATTGCTGTTGGTGTCACGCTGGTTATGGTGTTTGCAGCTAAGGGCGTTGTCGCTGGAGAAATGACAATCGGTGATCTGGTGCTGGTAAACGCCATGATGTTGCAGTTATTTATACCATTAGGTTTTCTCGGCATAATTTATCGCTCGATGAAACATTCACTTGCTGATATGGATTTGATGTTTAAATTGCTTGATAACAGGCCACAAATTCAGGATGCAGATGATTCAAAAGATCTACTTGTTGATCAGGCAAATATAACATTTAACAATATTAATTTTTCATACAATAAAGAAAGACAGATATTGCATGATGTGAGTTTTGATATACCCAGTGGGCACAAAGTTGCCGTGGTAGGTCCGTCCGGTGCGGGTAAATCAACACTGGCCCGATTACTGTTTCGTTTTTATGATACGAATCAGGGTGAAATTCAGATAGATGGACAGAATATACAGGATGTTAGCCAGGCTAGTTTACGTAAGAATATAGGAATTGTGCCACAGGATACCGTGTTATTTAACGAAAGTGTTTTTCACAATATTCAATATGCTCGCCCCGACTCAACAATGGGCGAAGTGAGAAGTGCCGCGAAAATTGCGAATATAGATGAGTTCATAGAATCTTTGCCAGATGGCTATGACACTATTGTTGGTGAACGTGGGTTAAAGCTCTCCGGTGGTGAAAAACAACGTATTGCTATTGCTAGAGTTATTCTTAAAAATCCGAGAATTTTGATATTTGATGAGGCAACATCATCATTAGATTCGCATTCGGAACAGACTATTCTTAAATCATTAAAAAAGGTGGCAGAAGAGCATACGACTTTAGTTATCGCTCATCGCTTGTCAACTATTGTCGATGCGAATAATATTATTGTTTTGCAGCAAGGCAGAATAGAAGAGCAGGGAACGCATCAGCAGTTACTGGATAAAAATGGTTTATATGCAAGTTTGTGGAAAATGCAGCAGGATGAAGAAGCTGCGCTTTGA
- a CDS encoding bifunctional diguanylate cyclase/phosphodiesterase, with protein MNDTPAYVADRNSLLKDLEHFINDHLSEGKKLAILLININHFRQINVIYGYQSADILLEEFVHRLKKLSREQDYIARVGNSEFIMVLPEILNEGHVTLAANKLLSCLNTPFSFGDSNHKVIADMGIALFPDHAIDIQGLIQKAELALLDARSSAKSYSIYKKKSQQVDFYNWDIEDELRNAQERDEFELFFQPQVNLQTGKLFGAEALIRWNNREKGRIRPDLFIPIAEESGQIHSITWWTINAALRLIKDWPETLPPLQVSVNLSAKVLSDPELVHSVRSALSIWGAKPEQLTLEVTESALMEDMDTSFITLDELRSFGLNISIDDFGTGYSSMAYFKYIPANELKIDQSFIRYMLDNEMDQHIVKTVIEMAHGFDIKVVAEGIENEETYNSLKELGCDIAQGYFLAKPMPQDEFIQWLKNYQS; from the coding sequence ATGAATGACACACCCGCATATGTTGCCGACAGAAATTCCCTGTTAAAAGATCTTGAGCATTTTATTAATGATCACCTGTCTGAAGGCAAAAAACTTGCCATCCTGCTTATTAATATTAATCACTTCAGACAGATTAATGTTATCTACGGTTACCAGTCTGCAGATATCCTACTTGAAGAATTTGTACACCGATTAAAAAAACTTTCTCGTGAACAGGATTATATAGCGCGTGTCGGTAACTCTGAATTTATAATGGTATTGCCTGAAATTCTAAATGAAGGGCATGTCACATTAGCCGCGAATAAATTACTTAGTTGCCTTAACACTCCTTTTAGCTTTGGTGATAGCAACCACAAAGTCATTGCTGATATGGGAATAGCCCTGTTCCCTGATCATGCAATTGATATTCAGGGGTTAATTCAAAAAGCTGAACTTGCACTATTAGACGCTAGAAGTAGCGCTAAGTCATATTCAATTTATAAGAAAAAATCACAACAGGTAGATTTTTATAACTGGGATATAGAAGATGAACTTCGCAACGCTCAGGAACGTGACGAATTCGAACTTTTTTTCCAGCCACAGGTAAACCTGCAAACAGGCAAGCTATTTGGTGCAGAAGCATTAATTCGCTGGAACAATCGCGAAAAAGGCAGGATAAGACCAGACCTGTTTATTCCCATCGCTGAAGAAAGCGGACAAATTCATAGCATAACCTGGTGGACAATTAATGCTGCCCTTCGATTAATAAAAGACTGGCCAGAAACACTTCCACCCCTGCAGGTCTCGGTTAATCTATCCGCAAAAGTTTTAAGTGACCCTGAACTGGTTCATTCTGTAAGAAGTGCTCTGAGTATCTGGGGAGCCAAACCAGAGCAGTTAACACTTGAAGTAACAGAAAGTGCATTGATGGAAGACATGGATACCAGTTTTATCACACTCGATGAGCTAAGATCATTCGGCTTGAATATATCAATAGATGATTTTGGTACAGGTTATTCATCAATGGCCTATTTTAAATACATCCCCGCAAATGAACTAAAAATTGATCAGTCATTTATACGTTATATGCTAGACAATGAAATGGATCAGCATATTGTAAAAACTGTAATTGAAATGGCACATGGTTTTGATATTAAAGTTGTCGCTGAAGGCATCGAAAATGAAGAAACTTACAACTCATTAAAAGAATTAGGTTGTGATATTGCCCAGGGATATTTTCTGGCAAAACCAATGCCACAGGATGAGTTTATTCAATGGCTGAAAAATTATCAGTCATAA
- a CDS encoding efflux transporter periplasmic adaptor subunit, with translation MLSKGIPLISHSFISITRTLWLTCFCFTLIACSDSSSQRPSRKAPVHLIETVSASIQTIAVKQTITGTLQAIRKVRIINQVPGLLTALPAYPGDIIKKGQLLVQLEDSLLKAEVEKAEATLNQAKVDYRRLKDLAPRKLASESEVAQAQTLNDIAVANLRLKQTELSHSRIKAPLSGIISERLVEPGDVIPLHNHLLTLIDTSSLKAEINLSELLLPLIEVGNQVDITIDALGEQSFNGKIKRIHPIINKDTRRGTVEVILNPVPDGAIAGQFCRVSIHTMSRSRLMIPYTAVRHDKQGAYVYAFTQNRAKRINITTGIQQDESIEVLDGLIDKQQIISKGFFGLKDDMSVKIISNKS, from the coding sequence TTGCTCTCTAAAGGTATTCCCTTGATTTCTCACTCGTTTATATCAATTACTCGAACATTGTGGTTAACCTGCTTTTGTTTTACATTAATAGCCTGCAGCGATTCTTCTTCGCAAAGACCTTCACGCAAAGCCCCGGTACACCTGATAGAAACAGTATCTGCCAGTATTCAGACTATTGCAGTTAAACAAACCATTACAGGCACTCTACAGGCTATACGTAAAGTACGAATTATAAATCAGGTGCCGGGTTTATTAACGGCTTTACCTGCTTATCCTGGTGATATCATTAAAAAGGGCCAGTTATTAGTTCAACTGGAAGATAGTTTACTCAAAGCTGAAGTTGAGAAAGCGGAAGCAACACTCAATCAGGCAAAAGTTGATTATCGTCGCCTTAAAGATCTGGCTCCACGTAAACTGGCATCAGAAAGTGAAGTCGCTCAGGCACAAACGCTGAATGATATTGCTGTTGCCAATTTACGCTTAAAACAGACAGAATTATCACATAGCCGAATCAAAGCTCCATTATCAGGCATTATCTCAGAACGTTTAGTTGAACCAGGTGATGTTATTCCTTTACATAACCACTTGCTCACACTGATTGATACATCCAGCCTGAAAGCAGAAATCAATTTAAGCGAATTACTTCTACCGTTAATAGAGGTTGGCAATCAGGTTGATATAACAATTGACGCTTTAGGTGAACAGTCATTTAACGGAAAAATAAAACGTATCCACCCCATAATTAACAAAGACACTCGCAGGGGTACAGTAGAAGTTATTTTAAACCCTGTACCCGATGGTGCAATTGCAGGTCAGTTCTGTCGTGTTAGCATTCACACGATGAGCAGATCCCGCCTGATGATTCCATATACTGCTGTAAGACATGATAAACAGGGAGCTTATGTTTATGCTTTTACCCAGAACAGGGCTAAACGCATTAATATTACAACAGGTATACAGCAGGACGAATCAATTGAGGTGCTTGATGGCCTTATCGATAAACAACAAATTATCAGTAAAGGTTTTTTTGGACTGAAAGATGACATGAGTGTAAAAATCATCTCTAATAAATCATGA
- a CDS encoding AcrB/AcrD/AcrF family protein, translated as MSKLQRTGGLANWSIQRPIAVIMLSLTVLVIGLFSFDRLNINLLPDIIYPNVNIRILEPGTPAKVMEDKFTRQLEEQLAITEDAIRVQSDTSEGRSAVNLIFPYGTDIDRALQDASTRLDRAKRFLPQTAEPAVIYKRDPSQLPVMELIVSSSTRSSVELRSWVDYEFSKWFLNIEGVASTEVGGGLVREIQVIIDQEKLAAAGYKIADIKQLLQNENQDISSGVLYMDTHKLSARTEGRFDSIETISNLPLNTSPLNSSEKNLILSDIAQIIDAHQDEELRIRLNQQPGIKLTIQKQPDTNTIDVADRLHQQIEWFKTQNLLPSDIQIETVDDQSVYVKHALNNASYAAISGALLAMLVVYLFLRDIRRTLIVATAIPLAIFITFLIMSLNDISLNIMSLGGLALGIGLLVDNTIVMLENISRHQMLGKTPDIAASNAAAEVTSAITASTTTNLVAVLPFLFIGGLIGLLFSELIITLSAAIIASLVVALTLIPALGAKIQAPVDQKKNTFFDTLKQNYKKVLTFLLPHSLLIFSLFSIVLILSSMQLLDAKNSFFPTMDEGKVSISISTEPGTRLSELDKTLQIIEKLVLQQPEVSTAFVSSGGFVFGRSQFQKSNRGSISVQLKPLSKRNNISSSNWVKKTNKKIKKLQLAGYKVRMRVKGVRGIHTSHGDDDFSLRIQGSEIEVLTEIAETIIEKIRLIPELKNLSHSYEEQSNELVIKVKRQRAADLNISTEDIGTALQLALNGQVATEYIEGDREYDIRLRLQRSEIKQLHDINNIIISLQQGEAIRLFDVADISISPAPSIIKRDNQLRINEISASVNSDVDYQQLIERVFDIVNEMPIPDGYIVYDGGTLDTLKESSSTSYILLALAVFLVFVVMTVQYESLTNPVIIILGVPFTLIGVYLAVEFALDGRLSMPARLGIIMLAGIVVNNAIVLVEQIEICRQQGMEKVNAVLEAAMLRLRPILMTSLTSVFGMLPLALGLSEGSEMLKPLATVVVFGLSFSLLVSLILIPMLYLLVHKKESLT; from the coding sequence ATGAGTAAATTACAACGCACAGGCGGTCTCGCCAACTGGTCAATTCAACGACCTATTGCTGTCATTATGCTGTCGCTGACAGTACTCGTTATAGGGTTATTTTCATTTGACCGTTTAAATATCAATTTACTACCCGATATTATTTATCCAAATGTAAATATACGTATACTGGAACCAGGCACTCCAGCTAAGGTAATGGAAGATAAGTTCACTCGCCAGCTTGAAGAACAGTTAGCTATTACTGAAGACGCTATACGGGTTCAGTCCGACACATCCGAGGGACGTAGCGCCGTAAATCTGATCTTTCCTTATGGCACTGATATTGATAGAGCTTTACAGGATGCCAGCACACGACTCGACAGAGCAAAACGCTTTCTACCCCAGACCGCAGAACCTGCTGTCATCTATAAACGAGACCCATCCCAGTTACCGGTAATGGAACTGATTGTTAGCTCATCAACACGCAGCTCCGTTGAACTACGTAGCTGGGTTGATTATGAATTTTCAAAATGGTTCTTAAATATTGAGGGCGTAGCTTCAACCGAAGTGGGTGGTGGTCTTGTTCGAGAAATACAGGTTATTATTGATCAGGAAAAGCTTGCCGCAGCTGGTTATAAAATAGCGGATATAAAACAACTTTTACAAAATGAAAATCAGGATATATCCAGTGGTGTTCTTTATATGGACACACACAAGCTAAGCGCACGAACAGAAGGCCGCTTCGACTCTATAGAAACAATTTCAAACTTGCCCTTAAATACCAGCCCACTGAATAGCAGTGAAAAAAACCTTATTTTAAGTGATATTGCTCAAATTATAGATGCCCATCAGGATGAAGAGTTACGCATTCGTTTAAATCAACAGCCAGGTATTAAACTTACCATTCAAAAACAACCCGACACTAATACTATTGATGTTGCCGATCGTTTACACCAACAGATTGAATGGTTTAAAACTCAAAACCTGTTGCCATCTGACATACAAATTGAAACCGTCGATGATCAATCGGTTTATGTAAAACATGCATTAAACAATGCCAGTTATGCCGCTATCAGCGGTGCATTACTGGCAATGTTAGTTGTTTATCTTTTTCTACGTGACATTCGCCGTACATTAATCGTTGCAACCGCAATTCCTCTGGCTATTTTCATTACTTTTCTAATTATGAGTTTAAATGATATTAGTTTAAACATTATGTCACTGGGTGGACTAGCGCTGGGTATAGGATTGCTGGTAGATAACACAATTGTAATGCTGGAAAACATATCACGACATCAGATGCTAGGTAAGACACCCGACATTGCAGCATCAAATGCCGCTGCAGAAGTAACTAGCGCGATCACTGCCTCTACCACAACTAACCTGGTAGCTGTTCTACCTTTTCTTTTTATAGGCGGTTTAATTGGACTGCTGTTCAGTGAATTAATTATTACCTTAAGTGCTGCTATCATTGCATCACTGGTCGTTGCATTAACATTGATTCCCGCACTTGGAGCAAAGATACAGGCACCAGTAGATCAGAAAAAAAATACTTTTTTCGATACATTAAAACAGAATTACAAGAAGGTTTTGACATTTTTACTACCCCATAGCTTACTCATATTTAGCCTGTTTAGCATCGTATTAATATTAAGCTCTATGCAGTTACTTGACGCAAAAAATAGTTTCTTTCCAACAATGGATGAAGGCAAGGTTTCAATAAGCATTAGCACTGAACCGGGAACCCGACTTAGCGAATTAGATAAAACATTACAAATAATTGAAAAACTCGTTTTACAGCAACCCGAAGTTAGCACCGCTTTTGTAAGCTCCGGTGGCTTTGTGTTTGGCCGATCCCAGTTTCAGAAAAGCAACCGTGGATCAATATCGGTTCAACTAAAACCTTTATCCAAAAGAAATAATATAAGCAGCTCAAACTGGGTCAAAAAAACTAACAAAAAAATAAAGAAGCTACAACTTGCTGGTTACAAAGTCCGTATGCGCGTAAAGGGTGTGCGTGGCATACACACAAGCCATGGTGATGATGATTTTAGCCTGCGTATTCAAGGCTCTGAGATCGAAGTTTTAACCGAAATAGCTGAAACTATTATCGAGAAAATACGGTTAATTCCTGAATTAAAGAATTTGAGTCATAGCTATGAAGAACAAAGCAATGAACTGGTTATAAAAGTAAAACGCCAACGAGCGGCTGATTTAAATATCAGCACAGAAGACATAGGCACAGCATTACAACTGGCATTAAATGGACAGGTCGCGACAGAGTATATTGAAGGTGACAGAGAATATGATATTCGTTTACGTTTACAACGAAGCGAAATAAAACAGTTACATGATATAAATAACATTATTATTTCACTACAGCAGGGTGAAGCCATACGCTTATTTGATGTTGCTGACATTAGCATTTCACCTGCTCCCAGTATCATTAAACGGGATAATCAATTACGTATAAATGAAATTTCAGCCTCGGTTAATTCTGATGTAGATTACCAGCAGTTAATTGAAAGAGTATTTGATATCGTGAATGAGATGCCCATACCCGATGGATATATTGTTTATGACGGTGGCACACTTGATACACTCAAGGAAAGTAGCTCAACCAGTTATATCTTATTAGCGTTAGCCGTATTTCTGGTTTTTGTTGTAATGACTGTTCAATATGAATCCCTGACCAATCCAGTTATTATTATTTTAGGCGTACCCTTTACATTAATAGGTGTTTATCTAGCAGTTGAATTCGCACTTGATGGTCGGCTAAGTATGCCTGCCAGACTGGGAATAATTATGTTGGCAGGCATTGTGGTTAATAATGCGATCGTACTGGTTGAACAAATTGAAATTTGTCGACAACAGGGCATGGAAAAAGTAAATGCCGTATTAGAAGCAGCTATGTTACGCCTAAGGCCTATACTTATGACCAGTTTAACAAGCGTCTTCGGTATGCTACCTCTGGCTCTGGGTTTAAGTGAAGGCTCTGAAATGCTAAAACCACTAGCCACAGTCGTGGTTTTTGGGTTGTCATTTTCATTACTGGTATCTTTAATACTTATCCCCATGCTGTATTTACTTGTTCATAAGAAGGAATCGTTAACTTGA
- a CDS encoding phosphopantetheine-protein transferase, translating into MSDWYNQDSYTELAENDIHIWLNYLNVHEARIKHLYPLLSNKEKERSERFKFYKHRKAFIASHGFMQMVLSYYIDASAGEIEFTQTELGKPSLIEKQNSNNIQFNLSHSGNIAILAVCKQHALGVDIEYAERKIEWQGISKRFFTPNEQSQLFKLHESAQRDAFFQVWTRKEAHMKVTGQGLSLAPSHFEVTVPPSPAEFIGNMKTVDNHYYKMKDIRLPDMFKDYFACLSADFDFDNITQFIHS; encoded by the coding sequence TTGAGCGATTGGTATAATCAGGATTCATATACAGAACTTGCTGAAAATGATATTCACATATGGCTCAATTACCTGAATGTTCATGAAGCCAGAATAAAGCACCTCTACCCGCTTCTATCCAATAAAGAAAAAGAACGTAGCGAACGATTTAAGTTTTATAAACACCGTAAAGCATTCATAGCTTCTCATGGTTTTATGCAAATGGTGCTTTCATATTACATTGATGCATCTGCAGGTGAAATTGAGTTTACTCAAACAGAGTTGGGGAAACCCTCACTCATTGAAAAACAGAATTCTAATAACATCCAATTTAACTTAAGTCATTCAGGCAATATTGCGATACTTGCTGTGTGTAAACAACATGCTTTGGGAGTAGATATTGAATACGCTGAAAGAAAAATAGAATGGCAGGGTATTAGCAAACGGTTTTTTACTCCAAATGAGCAATCACAACTTTTTAAATTACACGAATCAGCTCAAAGAGATGCTTTTTTCCAGGTCTGGACGCGTAAAGAAGCGCATATGAAAGTAACAGGTCAGGGTTTATCTCTGGCACCATCGCATTTTGAAGTCACTGTTCCACCGTCACCCGCCGAGTTTATTGGCAATATGAAAACAGTAGACAATCATTATTACAAAATGAAAGATATCAGGTTGCCAGACATGTTTAAAGATTACTTCGCCTGTCTATCTGCTGACTTTGATTTTGACAACATTACCCAGTTCATACACTCCTGA
- a CDS encoding LacI family transcriptional regulator — protein sequence MYKNIKKSQHPMNAHLFKLFTKCIVLITIIFSINIQLSHADKSEHDKQYIVGFAQDTLANDWRRAQVNELITEFKKHPEIKLIVTDAGGDSAKQIQDIENLAYQKVDVLITSPRNGVTSTPAISRVYKQGIPVVLITRTITSDDYTTLIAPDDYQIATKAGEYISKKLSGKGNVLVLRGVPTATTAIARTDGFMNSLKRYPGIKVSAIKDANYLRGDAITQTEAAIMENIAFDAIYSQSDSMAVGARLALKKAGISPKEKLIVGIDYINEAREAIRTGNQSASFVYPTCAKETAEIVLRILHGKSVPKIVRVESKIITKENVEKISPIF from the coding sequence ATGTATAAAAATATTAAAAAGAGTCAACACCCTATGAATGCACATTTATTTAAACTGTTTACAAAATGTATCGTATTAATAACAATAATTTTTAGTATCAATATACAATTATCACATGCAGACAAAAGTGAGCATGATAAACAATATATAGTAGGTTTTGCACAGGATACACTTGCAAATGACTGGAGAAGGGCGCAGGTGAATGAGCTCATTACGGAATTCAAAAAACATCCTGAAATCAAGTTAATAGTTACAGATGCAGGCGGGGATAGTGCTAAACAGATACAGGATATTGAAAATCTGGCTTATCAAAAAGTGGATGTCTTAATTACAAGCCCGAGAAATGGGGTAACGAGCACACCCGCGATATCACGAGTCTACAAACAGGGTATTCCTGTCGTATTAATTACCCGTACTATTACATCAGATGATTATACTACGTTGATTGCGCCTGATGATTATCAGATTGCAACAAAAGCCGGGGAATATATTTCGAAAAAGTTATCAGGCAAAGGTAATGTGCTTGTGCTGCGCGGTGTACCCACAGCAACAACTGCGATAGCCAGGACAGATGGTTTTATGAATAGCTTAAAACGCTATCCCGGAATTAAAGTCAGTGCTATAAAAGATGCAAATTACCTTCGTGGAGATGCTATTACCCAGACTGAAGCCGCTATAATGGAAAATATAGCCTTTGATGCTATATATTCTCAGAGTGATAGTATGGCGGTAGGTGCTCGACTGGCTTTAAAAAAGGCGGGTATCTCACCTAAAGAGAAATTAATAGTGGGCATTGATTATATAAATGAAGCAAGAGAAGCTATTAGAACAGGAAATCAATCTGCTTCATTTGTTTATCCGACCTGTGCCAAAGAAACTGCAGAGATAGTACTCAGGATATTACATGGCAAATCAGTACCAAAAATTGTTCGAGTTGAAAGTAAAATTATAACTAAAGAAAATGTTGAGAAAATTTCACCTATATTTTAA
- a CDS encoding Stp1/IreP family PP2C-type Ser/Thr phosphatase: protein MENMMTDKNTSIVYAGGTDRGKVRQQNQDSILMSEFEHSNAVLLLVADGVGGHKGGEVASKLAVDTIQAYVAKAILQAHSGGGYGSDWLSLTLKHAIADANLHIMEQQKLNFDLNNMATTIVAMLIHDNEVAISHLGDSRCYQYSQQLLKQVTEDHTMLQKMLNEGKINQHEFEIMPMHHMISQAIGLVDDPDIQANRLELNQNRIYLLCSDGLTNCVSDEQIKLILEKNECLETAVDELITRANDNGGVDNISVIIVKSEVMAN, encoded by the coding sequence ATGGAAAATATGATGACGGATAAAAACACATCAATTGTTTATGCAGGAGGTACAGATAGAGGTAAGGTACGTCAGCAAAATCAGGATAGTATATTGATGTCAGAGTTTGAGCATAGTAATGCAGTGCTCTTGCTTGTGGCTGATGGTGTAGGTGGGCATAAAGGTGGCGAAGTCGCCAGTAAGCTAGCAGTAGATACTATACAGGCATATGTGGCAAAGGCTATTTTGCAGGCACATAGTGGTGGAGGTTATGGTTCTGACTGGTTAAGTCTTACACTTAAACATGCTATTGCTGATGCAAACCTGCATATAATGGAACAACAAAAACTTAATTTTGATTTGAATAATATGGCAACCACAATTGTTGCGATGTTAATTCATGATAATGAAGTAGCAATCAGTCATTTAGGTGACTCAAGGTGTTATCAGTATTCTCAGCAGTTACTTAAACAGGTAACAGAAGACCATACTATGTTGCAGAAAATGCTAAACGAAGGAAAAATTAATCAGCATGAATTTGAAATTATGCCGATGCATCACATGATTAGCCAGGCAATAGGTTTGGTAGATGACCCTGATATACAGGCAAATCGTTTAGAATTAAATCAAAATAGAATTTACTTATTATGTTCTGATGGTTTGACTAACTGTGTATCTGATGAGCAGATAAAGCTGATTTTAGAAAAGAATGAATGTCTGGAAACTGCGGTTGATGAGTTGATAACCAGAGCTAATGATAATGGTGGAGTAGATAATATATCGGTGATAATAGTTAAGTCTGAAGTGATGGCTAATTGA
- a CDS encoding flavoprotein, with protein MKSTIFYNGRHQWIVFGRDPDKPDKIIDTNQYMIVDGDKSFLMDPGGIEIFSSMLAAVLRHTEIENLVDIFASHQDPDIISSLGLWDEALPKATLHAPWIWESFIRHFGLNNINYNAIPDDGLSIVLNNAKLQFIPAHYLHSSGNFHVYDPQAKVLMSGDVGAALETPGASMYVEDFEEHTGKMKMFHQRWMPSNRAKQDWINRVRKLDIEYMAPQHGRIFKGEDVQNFLNWFERLDVGSAVE; from the coding sequence ATGAAATCTACCATCTTTTATAACGGCAGGCATCAATGGATCGTATTTGGGCGTGATCCGGATAAACCAGATAAAATCATCGATACAAATCAATATATGATTGTTGATGGAGATAAATCGTTTTTAATGGATCCGGGAGGTATAGAGATATTTTCATCTATGCTGGCTGCCGTATTAAGGCACACAGAGATTGAAAATCTGGTTGATATTTTTGCATCTCATCAGGATCCGGATATCATTTCTTCATTAGGCTTATGGGATGAAGCATTACCAAAAGCAACGCTTCACGCACCATGGATATGGGAAAGTTTCATTCGTCATTTTGGTTTAAATAATATTAATTATAATGCGATTCCTGATGATGGTTTGTCTATCGTGTTGAATAATGCAAAGTTGCAGTTTATTCCGGCGCATTATCTGCATTCTTCAGGTAACTTTCATGTGTATGACCCTCAGGCTAAAGTTTTAATGAGCGGTGATGTGGGTGCCGCATTAGAGACGCCCGGTGCATCAATGTATGTAGAGGATTTTGAAGAACACACTGGGAAGATGAAGATGTTTCATCAACGCTGGATGCCATCAAATAGAGCCAAGCAGGACTGGATCAATAGAGTTAGAAAGCTCGATATTGAGTACATGGCACCACAGCATGGAAGAATATTTAAAGGTGAGGATGTGCAGAACTTTCTTAACTGGTTTGAACGACTGGATGTAGGCTCGGCTGTTGAATAA